The following proteins come from a genomic window of Pseudomonas sp. J452:
- a CDS encoding fatty acid desaturase: protein MTPTPASHGLHNDQQRSAHIRSQVLARGAELRQRYPILQHQDALGAGILAFALAGMLGSAWLYLDGAIAWWACLLANAFFASLTHELEHDLIHSMYFRKQRVPHNLMLALVWLARPSTINPWIRRHLHLNHHKVSGSETDIEERAITNGEPWGLARLLMVGDNLMSSLIRLLRAKTWAHRKMIVSRTLIGYAPLGLLNWSTWYVFLGFHLLDFAASAAGAPIAWGATALSVMHGVNIAVVVLVGPNVLRTFCLHFISSNMHYYGDIEAGNVIQQTQVLNAWWLWPLQAFCCNFGSTHGIHHFVVKEPFYIRQLTAPLAHQLMREAGVRFNDFGTFARANRWQAHEKPTSATTQQAA from the coding sequence ATGACCCCGACTCCTGCAAGCCATGGCCTGCACAATGACCAGCAGCGCTCCGCGCATATCCGCAGCCAGGTACTGGCCCGTGGCGCAGAGCTGCGCCAGCGCTACCCCATCCTGCAACACCAGGATGCCCTCGGTGCCGGCATCCTGGCTTTCGCCTTGGCGGGGATGCTCGGCAGTGCCTGGCTCTACCTGGATGGCGCCATCGCCTGGTGGGCGTGCCTGCTGGCCAACGCCTTCTTCGCCTCGCTGACCCACGAGCTGGAGCATGACCTGATCCACTCCATGTACTTCCGCAAGCAGCGCGTGCCGCACAACCTGATGCTGGCCCTGGTGTGGCTGGCGCGGCCGAGCACGATCAACCCGTGGATCCGCCGTCACCTGCACCTCAACCACCACAAGGTGTCCGGCAGCGAGACCGATATCGAGGAGCGCGCCATCACCAACGGCGAGCCTTGGGGCCTGGCCCGCCTGCTGATGGTCGGCGACAACCTGATGTCCTCGCTGATCCGCCTGCTGCGTGCCAAGACCTGGGCGCACCGCAAGATGATCGTCAGCCGCACGCTGATCGGCTACGCACCGCTGGGCCTGCTCAACTGGAGCACCTGGTATGTGTTCCTCGGTTTCCACCTGCTCGACTTCGCCGCCAGCGCCGCCGGTGCGCCGATTGCCTGGGGCGCCACCGCCCTGAGCGTGATGCACGGCGTGAACATCGCCGTGGTCGTACTGGTCGGGCCCAACGTGCTGCGCACCTTCTGCCTGCACTTCATCAGCTCGAACATGCACTACTACGGCGACATCGAGGCGGGCAACGTGATCCAGCAGACCCAGGTGCTGAATGCCTGGTGGCTGTGGCCGCTGCAGGCGTTCTGCTGCAATTTCGGCAGCACCCACGGCATCCACCATTTCGTGGTCAAGGAGCCCTTCTACATCCGCCAGCTCACCGCGCCGCTGGCGCACCAGCTGATGCGCGAAGCCGGGGTGCGCTTCAACGACTTCGGCACCTTCGCCCGCGCCAATCGCTGGCAGGCGCACGAGAAGCCGACCAGCGCCACGACCCAACAGGCCGCCTGA
- a CDS encoding NAD(P)H-dependent oxidoreductase translates to MNILIIHAHPEPQSFCSAMKDLAVATLQQAGHSVQVSDLYAMNWNPVASAADFSQRSNPDYLVYALEQRHAHGQQALAADISTELNKLLWADLLILNFPLFWCSVPAMLKGWIDRVLVSGVCYGGLRFYDRGGLAGKRALLSFSLGGQAHMFADEDAVHGDLHDMLRPLQRGTLAYTGLSVLPPFAAYHVPYVSADTRGEILEQYADYLNSLDELKPLTFPALSRFDRHLHPLSNKEQVPT, encoded by the coding sequence ATGAACATCCTGATCATCCACGCCCACCCCGAACCGCAGTCCTTCTGCAGCGCGATGAAAGACCTCGCCGTCGCCACCCTGCAGCAGGCCGGACACAGCGTCCAGGTCTCCGACCTCTACGCGATGAACTGGAACCCAGTGGCCAGCGCCGCCGACTTCAGCCAACGCAGCAACCCCGATTACCTGGTCTACGCCCTCGAACAGCGCCATGCTCACGGCCAGCAGGCCCTGGCTGCGGACATCAGCACCGAGCTGAACAAACTGCTCTGGGCCGACCTGCTGATCCTCAACTTTCCGCTGTTCTGGTGCTCGGTGCCGGCCATGCTCAAGGGCTGGATCGACCGCGTGTTGGTGTCCGGCGTGTGCTACGGCGGCCTGCGCTTCTACGACCGCGGCGGCCTGGCCGGCAAGCGTGCGCTGCTCAGCTTCAGCCTCGGCGGTCAGGCGCACATGTTCGCCGATGAAGACGCCGTGCATGGCGATCTGCACGACATGCTGCGCCCATTGCAGCGCGGCACCTTGGCCTACACCGGGCTCAGCGTGCTACCGCCGTTCGCCGCCTATCACGTGCCCTACGTCAGCGCAGACACCCGTGGGGAAATCCTCGAACAGTACGCCGACTACCTGAACAGCCTGGATGAGTTGAAGCCGCTGACCTTCCCTGCGCTCAGTCGCTTCGATCGTCACCTGCATCCGCTAAGTAATAAAGAACAGGTGCCGACATGA
- a CDS encoding rubredoxin: MKTWICIICGLIYDEASGWPDDGIPAGTPWAEVPDDWLCPDCGVSKADFVMQEL, from the coding sequence ATGAAGACCTGGATCTGCATCATCTGCGGCCTGATCTACGACGAAGCCAGCGGCTGGCCCGACGACGGCATCCCAGCCGGCACACCCTGGGCCGAAGTGCCAGACGACTGGCTATGCCCCGACTGCGGCGTGAGCAAAGCCGACTTCGTCATGCAGGAGCTCTGA
- a CDS encoding GlxA family transcriptional regulator: protein MFTIVDLLLAANYAARRFLGEAGDPFQVRLVGLHTRETAYNGYALAPLERLTHDPIPQIVLLPGAFESVLSASQAGEAMFRLDSLYPQLRRWHAAGAVIGSVCTGNFLVAQAGLAKERTLSCHWASLPVARELFPTTSFVTEKLLIDHGDLISAGGALSVAQLVLYLIQRWHSRELALATAKLMLVEPNYESQSRFAIFSPSRSHGDAVVTAPQAQIDEHPEQAIDFRGYAESKGLTERHLSRRFKKATGVTPLGYQQRMRIERVKSGLETTRKQMNSLVWEVGYEDLASFRRLFKRQTGMTMQDYRRRFAL from the coding sequence GTGTTCACCATCGTCGATCTGCTGCTCGCCGCGAATTACGCCGCGCGCCGCTTCCTTGGGGAAGCGGGCGACCCCTTTCAGGTGCGCCTGGTCGGCCTGCACACCCGGGAAACTGCCTACAACGGCTACGCCTTGGCCCCCCTCGAACGGCTGACACATGACCCGATACCGCAGATCGTGCTGTTGCCAGGGGCCTTCGAGTCGGTGCTGTCAGCGTCACAGGCGGGCGAGGCGATGTTCCGGCTGGACTCGCTGTACCCCCAACTAAGGCGCTGGCACGCCGCCGGCGCGGTGATCGGTAGCGTCTGCACCGGCAACTTCCTGGTGGCACAGGCGGGATTGGCGAAAGAGCGCACGCTTAGTTGTCATTGGGCGTCGCTGCCGGTCGCCCGAGAGCTGTTCCCGACGACCAGTTTCGTGACCGAAAAATTGTTGATCGACCATGGCGATCTGATCAGCGCCGGCGGAGCCCTGTCTGTTGCCCAGTTGGTGCTCTACCTGATTCAGCGCTGGCACAGCCGGGAACTGGCGCTGGCCACGGCCAAGCTGATGTTGGTGGAGCCTAACTATGAGAGTCAGAGCCGCTTCGCCATTTTCTCCCCCTCGCGGAGCCACGGCGATGCCGTGGTCACGGCGCCGCAGGCGCAGATCGACGAACACCCCGAGCAGGCCATCGACTTCAGGGGTTATGCCGAGTCGAAGGGGCTGACCGAGCGACACCTAAGCCGGCGGTTCAAGAAGGCCACCGGGGTGACCCCGCTGGGCTACCAGCAGCGGATGCGTATCGAGCGGGTGAAAAGCGGCCTGGAAACCACGCGCAAACAGATGAACAGCCTGGTCTGGGAAGTGGGTTATGAAGACCTGGCCTCCTTTCGCCGGCTGTTCAAGCGCCAGACCGGAATGACCATGCAGGACTACCGCCGCCGCTTCGCCTTGTAG
- a CDS encoding nuclear transport factor 2 family protein, producing the protein MYKVDSALRLDVRIHPFRAGIDTRGAVAARIACARPTPGKPPVIKESNVTSEQMHALASKLARVKSEQNIAAAMTIYHPDIELAAPSFDARQCGAAAVEQGLQVFFALFPDYQIELHKTAYQGATMLASGQVRVTPHVPGQACPCVSVPVFLELEFRDARIYRETFFLDAGLLCRRAGIAPEQLRAAAAEAQRALKQTEVRAC; encoded by the coding sequence GTGTACAAGGTCGATTCGGCTCTCCGCTTAGATGTCCGGATTCACCCGTTTCGCGCCGGCATCGACACTCGGGGAGCGGTCGCCGCGCGGATAGCCTGTGCTCGTCCAACCCCGGGCAAACCACCGGTAATCAAGGAATCGAACGTGACGTCAGAGCAGATGCATGCCCTCGCCAGCAAATTGGCCAGGGTCAAGAGCGAGCAGAACATTGCGGCCGCAATGACCATCTATCACCCGGACATCGAACTGGCGGCGCCGAGTTTCGATGCTCGGCAATGCGGTGCGGCTGCCGTCGAGCAGGGCCTGCAGGTCTTCTTCGCGCTGTTTCCCGATTACCAGATTGAGTTGCACAAGACCGCCTATCAGGGTGCAACCATGCTTGCCAGCGGTCAGGTGCGAGTGACCCCGCATGTGCCGGGGCAGGCCTGCCCATGCGTAAGCGTGCCGGTCTTCCTCGAGCTGGAGTTCCGCGACGCCCGGATTTATCGGGAAACCTTCTTCCTCGATGCCGGGCTGCTGTGTCGACGTGCCGGCATCGCACCCGAACAACTTCGCGCGGCGGCAGCCGAGGCCCAACGCGCACTCAAGCAGACGGAGGTGCGCGCATGCTGA
- a CDS encoding glutathione S-transferase family protein, translating into MLTLYAWTTQNARKITIMLEECGLPYRISPVDILKDEQHSPAFRQLNPNRKIPVLVDDDLCGASGEPLAVFETGAILLYLAEKSGRFLSPQPGQRAHTLSWLFWQTSGVGPAFGNLAHFASAGVQDRTRLNGFLEKTGAREPVQYAIQRFAGESLRLLGVLDEALAENPYVAGELSIADFALYPWVESGWPGFQSLHPTLSVDFARVEHWMNRLDQREALRRGMQRLAWGAPL; encoded by the coding sequence ATGCTGACCCTATACGCCTGGACCACCCAGAACGCCCGCAAAATCACCATCATGCTGGAGGAGTGCGGCCTGCCCTATCGCATCAGCCCGGTCGACATCCTCAAGGACGAACAGCACTCACCGGCGTTCCGGCAGCTGAATCCCAACCGCAAGATCCCCGTGCTGGTGGATGACGATTTGTGCGGTGCCAGCGGGGAACCGCTCGCCGTCTTCGAGACCGGTGCGATCCTGCTCTACCTGGCGGAAAAGAGCGGGCGCTTTCTCTCCCCGCAGCCTGGCCAGCGCGCCCATACCCTGAGTTGGTTGTTCTGGCAGACCAGCGGCGTCGGCCCGGCGTTCGGCAACTTGGCCCATTTCGCCTCCGCCGGCGTACAGGATCGCACCCGGCTGAACGGCTTCTTGGAGAAGACTGGTGCCCGTGAACCGGTGCAGTACGCCATCCAGCGCTTCGCCGGGGAGAGCCTGCGACTGCTCGGCGTGCTCGACGAAGCGCTGGCCGAAAACCCGTATGTTGCCGGCGAACTGTCCATCGCCGACTTCGCCCTCTACCCCTGGGTGGAGTCGGGCTGGCCCGGATTTCAGTCGCTGCACCCGACTCTGTCGGTGGACTTCGCCCGGGTGGAACACTGGATGAACAGGCTGGACCAGCGCGAGGCGCTACGCCGGGGCATGCAACGCCTGGCTTGGGGGGCGCCGCTCTAG